The DNA window AGGCGATCGCGGTGCGCGACGGCGGCGTCTCGCGGCTTCTGGTGGTGGCGGACATGCCGCCGCAGGTCGACGAGCACATCGACCTCGCCAGCGTCGGCATGATCAAGGGCATGACCGGCGCGCTCGACACGCTGTTCTTCGGCGGCGACCGGATGCTGCGCGTCTTCGGACCGGTCGGCGACAGCGACAAGGAGTTCGAGCTGATCATGCCGGACTACTCGCTACGCAAGGCGATGCTCATCTATTCGCGCAACGTCGCCTTCGTCTCGCTGCTGATCTCGCTGTTCACCGCCATGCTGGTCTATGCCGCGATCGACCTGATCATGATCGGGCCGATCCGTACCATGACGCGCTCGATGCTGTCCTTTTCCGAGGCCCCGGACGATCCCGGGCGCATCATCCATCCCGCCGCCCGCGCCGACGAGATCGGCGTTGCCGAACGCGAGCTGTCGCAGATGCAGGAGCGGCTGCAAAAGATGCTCTCCGAGCAGAAGCACCTTGCCGACCTCGGCCTGGCGGTCTCGAAGATCAACCACGACATGCGCAACATCCTGGCCTCGGCACAGCTGATGTCGGACCGCCTGCGCCAGGTCAGGGATCCGACCGTACAAGCCTTCGCGCCGAAGCTGCTGCGCGCGCTCGACCGGGCCGTCTCCTATTCGGAAGGCGTGCTTCACTATGGCCGCACGCAGGAGCCGCCGCCTTCGCGCCGCAGGGTGCGGCTGCGCCAGCTGGTGGAGGACGTGCACGGCCTGCTCGACATCGAGGAGGGCATCGAGTTCATCAACGCGGTCGAGGCGGCTTTCGAGGTGGATGCCGATTCCGACCAGCTGTTCCGGGTGCTCACCAATCTGTGCCGCAACTCCGTGCAGGCGATGGCGGCGGACACTGAGAGCGCGTTGGTGCGGCGGCTCGCGGTCTCGGCAGAACGCATGGGCAGTGTCAGCCGCATCGCCGTCACCGATACGGGTCCCGGCCTGCCGCCGAAGGCGCGCGAGAACCTGTTCGCGGCGTTCCGCGGCTCGGCGCGCAGCGGCGGCACCGGTCTTGGCCTGGCGATAGCGCACGAACTGATCCGTGCCCATGGCGGCACGGTGGAACTGGTCGAATCGATTGGCGGGCGCACCACTTTCGCCGTCACCATCCCCGACCAACCGGTGCGGCTCGACCAGGCGCGCGGCAGCCTGCGCCGTCCGGCGTGACGGCCGTGGTGGTGCTTTCCTAGAGCATTTCACCGTTTCACGGAAACGGCGAACTGCTCTAACTCATTGTTTTAACGCAACTCCGGACGGAAAACCGTTTCACACTTTTCCTGGAATTGCTCTAAGGCGCTCGCCTTTCGGGCCTGAGGCTTTTGATGGCCTTCCCCGCGACTTTTCCCGTTCGGATTGAAATCAGACCGGCTCGTCGGCCGCTTCAAAGCCTCCGGTGCGGGGCTGTCATCGCCAGATGACACACTCACGACAAAACTTTTGCCGGATCGGCTTGCTTTTCCCAAATTCAGTCGCTAGGGAACTGCACACATTCGTGGCCGGTCCTCAGGATCGGATCGCGGGGCCGTCGAAAACATGGCCTGATGCGCGCCCGTAGCTCAGCTGGATAGAGCACCAGACTACGAATCTGGGGGTCAGGAGTTCGAATCTCTTCGGGCGCGCCATTTCATCACACTGAAATCGTTGTATTTTTTGGCCATTCGAGATGGGATGTGCCGGCTTAGGTTCTGGAATTTAAGCCGGTTTTGGGTGAAGGCCGATAGCCACCTCAATATACGGGCTGCCCGCGGCGGCCCGTCGATCACGACAAGATCGACGTTGCGCAGGCACCGGCGGCAAGCCGGCCGGAAGCATCGCGATTCCGAGCCGGATGGCCCGGCAGGACGATCTTGTGGTTGACCAGGACGCAAACAGGACGTCGGAGAATCGCCCGGTGCGCAGGGCTTCCAGCATCGTTGCTCGCCCTCACGTCGGCGAAACCGCAGACCGGAATTGGCTGGCGGCGACACGGCGGAACAGCCACGGCGCGAACGACAAACAGGACGACGAGAATGGTCCAACGGCCGCGCATTCTCTTCCCCCACCCGCGAATTATACCGTTGGCCGGATGTTCTGGTTCAGGCGGAAGAAATTGCTCGGATCGTATTTGTTCTTCAGCGCTACGAGCCGCGCATGGTTCTCGCCATAAGCCGCGCGGACCCGATCCTCCCCTTCATCACCGAGATTGTTCGCGTAGACGCCGCCGGTCGAATAGGGGCTGATGGCGCTCCACAGCTCGCGAGCCCAACGGATATTGGCCTCGTCGTCCGCCGGGTCGTCCCAGATTGCGAGCGGGAAGCAGTCGTACTGTGCGTGGCGGTTGGCATAGGGAGAGGCGGATGGTGGGACACGGGCGATCGCGCCGCCAACCTGCTGGAACACCAACAGCGCGGAAGGCGAAGGGGCCTTGGGATAGATTTCCAGGAGCGCGTCGATCGCGCCGTCGCTGATTTCGCCGAGGAACTGCGCTTTCCAGTAATAGCGCCGCCCGCGCGGGAAAAGACTGTCGCCGGCGGACTGAATCTCAAGGTAAGGACGGATAGCGAGGTTGCTGTCGATGGGCGAGCCGAACTTCATCAGCGGAGCGATGATGTCCTCGCCGGCTTCCGGACGGCCGGCATGGCAGGCCGAAATACTGAAGGCTCGTTCACCTGTCGGAAGGGAGACGAGGGCGGCGTCGACGCTGAGTTCATCGGGGGCTCTGCGGCAGAATTCGTGATAGAATTTCATCGCGCCACGAGCGTGATCGTAGCGGTGAAGGACCGAGCCGACCAGCAGACCAGGACCGACGGCGTGTAACTGATATTCGAACGCCGTAACGATGCCGAAATTGCCGCCTCCACCCCTCAGCCCCCAGAACAGGTCGGGATTTTCCGAGGCGCTGGCGCGCACCATACGGCCATCGGCGGTCACCACGTCGGCGGCGATGAGATTGTCGCAGGTGAGGCCATATTTGCGGCCTAGCTTGCCGAAGCCGCCGCCCAGTGTCAGCCCGGCAATGCCGGTATCGCCATTGACGCCCATCGTCGTTGCCAGGCCGTGGGCCTGCGTCGCCGCATCGAACTCGCCAAGGCTAAGGCCCGCCTCGGCCCGCACGACGCGGCGCACCGGGTCAACCTCGATTGCCTTCATGCGAGACAGGTCGATGACGATTCCGTCGTCGCAGACCGAGAGCCCCGCAACGTTGTGCCCGCCACTTCGAACGGCTACGGGATTGTTCGTTGTCCTGGCGAATGTCACCGTCTGGATGACGTCGTCGGCGTTGGCGCAATAGACGATCGCGGCTGGTCGTTTGTCGATCGCCCCGTTCCAGACCTTGCGGGCCTCGTCATATGTGCGGCCTCCCGGCAGGACCAACTCGCCGCTCAATTTGTGTCGAAGCCAATCGAGCGCCGACATGGCGGGACGGGATTTGCCCGAGACAGAGTCCGTCAGCCGCTTCTGGTCCATTGGACTAAGCCTCCGTTCTTGCCGGACAATGGTCTCATGGGAGTGCGATCTGCCGCAAAATCGAAGATTTCAGCTGGTCGATGAGAGAAATTCATCTAGACTGGTAGAATGAGGAAGCTACCGCCGCTGCGCTCGCTGCACGCCTTCGAGGCGGCCGCGCGGCATGGTAGTTTCAAGACCGCCGCCGCGGAACTTGGTGTGACACCGACCGCTATCAGCCACCAAATCCGCTTGTTGGAGGAGCAGTGCGGTCGACTGTTGTTTCAGCGACGGCCGCGACCTCTCACGCTGACGAGCGCGGGGGCAAGCTTGTTTCCGGCTCTGCGCAATGGCTTCGATGTTCTTGCCGGCGCGATCGCCGCGCTCTCCGAGCCCGATATCCATGGGCCTCTGCGGGTTACAAGCCCGAGCGCCTTCGCAAGTCGATGGCTTGTTCCGCGTCTGCCGAAGTGGCGAGAAGCAAATCCGGGCGTGCCCTTGGAGATAATAGGGACGGACGCGGTGCTCGATCTGCGTGCCGGCGCCGCGGACGTGGCGATCCGCTATGCACGTCAGCCGCCTTTGGATTTCGCCGCGCGGGAGGTCTGTCGTGATGCGTTCTTTCCTGTTTGCAGTCCGGGTCTATTGATGCGCGAGGCGCGGCCGGTTCAGCGCGTTGCCGATCTGCTGCGCTTTCCGCTGATCCATTTCGATTGGATGAGCCGCGATCCGGACGCTCCGACCTGGCGGCGATGGCTGGCAATGGCGCGTTCGATTGATCCCGATCTGAAAATGGACAAGGCATGGGATCTGAGCTTTCGCGAGGAGATTCATGCCATCGACGCGGTCGTCGCTGGCCAGGGTATTGCGATCTGCAGCGATATCGTCGTCAGCCAGGAATTGGAGAACGGAGTCCTCGTCAAGGCACATCCGTTATCCCTGCCGGGATATGGCTTCTACGTCGTCTCGATGCCTCACGGTGCGCGGGCGGCGGCGATCGAGTCGTTCTCGGCCTGGATGAGATCCGTTATTTGAGCGGAGATCTCTCCGGCACGATGTAAACACCGCTTCGATATCTATTTCGATTGGAAGCCATCACGCGACCTACCGGCTTGGCGATGTCGGTGGCGCCCGGCCGGATCGACGTTGACGTCACGACAGACGGCGGTGAGACGCGCCTGGTCTGGCGCGAGACTGGGCGCCCTCAGCCTTCGCTCGGCGCAGCCGCCGGGTTCGGCAGCCGGCTCGAACGGGGGCTGACAAGCGCATTGGGGGCTGCAATCGAGCGCGACTGGCAGCCGGCGGGGCTGGTCGTGTCTATCGCCGTGTCGAAGGCGGCGATCTGCGTCTAACCGGCCGTCAGGTTGCGTGGAGACCGCCTGCGATTGCAGGGAGATGTCAGCCCGCGATTGAGCTGCCTTGCCACCCGTTCGCTGCTCGCACTGGCACGGCTAATCCGCTCACACGGTCGACATCAACGGGCTGCCTCGCCGCATCCACGCGCCGGCAGCACCTCCTGCCAGGATT is part of the Mesorhizobium loti genome and encodes:
- a CDS encoding ATP-binding protein, with protein sequence MSEASQAGEGIGTAPAAVRTVPLSRGLSTKLLLLTIVFVLLAEVLIFLPWIASYRLSWLKERLSTAAAVSIVLVQGESTSLSRTAQNDVLMAIGAKAIAVRDGGVSRLLVVADMPPQVDEHIDLASVGMIKGMTGALDTLFFGGDRMLRVFGPVGDSDKEFELIMPDYSLRKAMLIYSRNVAFVSLLISLFTAMLVYAAIDLIMIGPIRTMTRSMLSFSEAPDDPGRIIHPAARADEIGVAERELSQMQERLQKMLSEQKHLADLGLAVSKINHDMRNILASAQLMSDRLRQVRDPTVQAFAPKLLRALDRAVSYSEGVLHYGRTQEPPPSRRRVRLRQLVEDVHGLLDIEEGIEFINAVEAAFEVDADSDQLFRVLTNLCRNSVQAMAADTESALVRRLAVSAERMGSVSRIAVTDTGPGLPPKARENLFAAFRGSARSGGTGLGLAIAHELIRAHGGTVELVESIGGRTTFAVTIPDQPVRLDQARGSLRRPA
- a CDS encoding FAD-binding oxidoreductase; the encoded protein is MDQKRLTDSVSGKSRPAMSALDWLRHKLSGELVLPGGRTYDEARKVWNGAIDKRPAAIVYCANADDVIQTVTFARTTNNPVAVRSGGHNVAGLSVCDDGIVIDLSRMKAIEVDPVRRVVRAEAGLSLGEFDAATQAHGLATTMGVNGDTGIAGLTLGGGFGKLGRKYGLTCDNLIAADVVTADGRMVRASASENPDLFWGLRGGGGNFGIVTAFEYQLHAVGPGLLVGSVLHRYDHARGAMKFYHEFCRRAPDELSVDAALVSLPTGERAFSISACHAGRPEAGEDIIAPLMKFGSPIDSNLAIRPYLEIQSAGDSLFPRGRRYYWKAQFLGEISDGAIDALLEIYPKAPSPSALLVFQQVGGAIARVPPSASPYANRHAQYDCFPLAIWDDPADDEANIRWARELWSAISPYSTGGVYANNLGDEGEDRVRAAYGENHARLVALKNKYDPSNFFRLNQNIRPTV
- a CDS encoding LysR substrate-binding domain-containing protein, whose protein sequence is MRKLPPLRSLHAFEAAARHGSFKTAAAELGVTPTAISHQIRLLEEQCGRLLFQRRPRPLTLTSAGASLFPALRNGFDVLAGAIAALSEPDIHGPLRVTSPSAFASRWLVPRLPKWREANPGVPLEIIGTDAVLDLRAGAADVAIRYARQPPLDFAAREVCRDAFFPVCSPGLLMREARPVQRVADLLRFPLIHFDWMSRDPDAPTWRRWLAMARSIDPDLKMDKAWDLSFREEIHAIDAVVAGQGIAICSDIVVSQELENGVLVKAHPLSLPGYGFYVVSMPHGARAAAIESFSAWMRSVI